The Eurosta solidaginis isolate ZX-2024a chromosome 4, ASM4086904v1, whole genome shotgun sequence genome includes a window with the following:
- the LOC137248551 gene encoding uncharacterized protein, with amino-acid sequence MVFGSKITNQLEFLFHFNSLALTTKRFPLIDLFTLLSSTTRGKKILSFYNENSRLDNINRDEVIAILVEEIFYGNTSLKPNDFYSLVTEICSVFPSGKLFYKYVNCRKSKKGSQNNIPHNVENNTHQCTEELDTSIISALKLSLSKENADWNEVLDKWAKTFAARQQDVKSLASVDFLKAWPKLADARAPELIEIDFDFLCPLKQGSLRSKWDHFKRNIVRFYEININNDNCKQLFSLAKSLTNTDSQDYLLSILLTSVLQTSSRFTNNSGKRSKKITIIDAQESFVLHIESINDYQLKIYEIVRKYYSCHLTIQPFLIVVGSVNDLKSFFIYFDSTLYKFSTFLESLDFPESTILIRHFKFDHLLKTKFLKIKCAQHNCDQTFTNFTSFQRHLNNQHNVSNNGISNSISTTYSSTNYSESINGKNNTFIPTTINYKSADYTI; translated from the exons ATGGTATTCGGTTCTAAAATCACCAACCAACTTgaatttctatttcattttaaTAGTTTGGCATTGACGACGAAACGATTTCCGCTGATT gATTTATTTACGTTGTTGTCGAGTACCACACgtggaaagaaaattttaagcTTTTACAATGAGAACAGTAGACTTGACAATATCAACAGGGACGAAGTAATTGCTATTTTAGTCGAAGAAATATTCTACGGAAACACTTCTCTTAAACCGAATGATTTTTATTCGTTAGTAACCGAAATTTGCTCTGTTTTCCCTAGTGgaaaactattctataaatacgTAAACTGCCGCAAGTCCAAAAAAGGTTCGCAGAATAATATACCTCACAATGTAGAAAACAATACGCACCAATGCACTGAAGAACTCGACACTTCCATTATCAGCGCTTTAAAGTTGTCGCTCAGCAAGGAGAACGCAGATTGGAACGAAGTTTTGGATAAGTGGGCTAAAACTTTTGCAGCAAGGCAACAAGATGTGAAGAGCTTGGCAAGTGTCGATTTTTTAAAAGCCTGGCCGAAATTAGCCGATGCTCGGGCACCTGAGCTg ATTGAAATTGACTTCGATTTTCTCTGCCCATTGAAGCAAGGCTCTTTGCGCTCTAAGTGGGACCACTTTAAAAGGAATATTGTACGCTTTTatgaaataaacataaataatgaCAATTGTAAGCAgttattttctttggcaaaatcaTTGACAAATACAg ATTCCCAGGATTACTTACTTTCAATATTGCTCACATCGGTATTACAAACATCTTCAAGGTTTACGAATAATTCGGGAAAACGCTCTAAAAAGATCACAATAATCGACGCACAGGAAAGTTTTGTTTTGCATATTGAGTCCATAAATGACTATCaactaaaaatttacgaaattgttCGTAAATATTATTCATGCCATTTGACAATTCAACCTTTCTTAATTGTAGTTGGATCTGTCAATGATCTAAAAAGCTTTTTCATATATTTTGATTCTACTTTATACAAATTTTCCACATTTCTCGAGAGCTTGGAT TTTCCTGAATCAACTATTTTGATTCGTCACTTTAAATTCGATCATTTGCTGAAAACGAAATTTCTTAAGATAAAGTGTGCCCAACACAATTGTGATCAAACATTTacaaattttacaagttttcaaAGACACTTAAACAATCAACACAATGTTTCTAATAATGGTATTAGTAACAGTATATCTACTACTTACAGCTCAACAAATTATTCCGAATCAATCAATGGCAAGAATAATACTTTCATTCCCACAACTATTAATTATAAGTCAGCAGATTACACTATATAA